In Phenylobacterium koreense, one DNA window encodes the following:
- a CDS encoding DUF599 domain-containing protein, producing MNFVRALSSADMAALALFAAVWLAYEPLLRTLARGRGLINTDMTIIRVAWMRTMTMRENKLMDGQLLGHTLNSASFFASSNLILIAGAAGVLFGGEGAFRSASSLMVLKTSSRLLFEAQISLVLLTLARGLLEFIWAIRQMNYCLAVIGAARDTADKAFATEYGEAAARLLNPALSSFNRGVRGYYFALAAAAWLFGPIPFALVTLAAVALLFSRQRSSPAAAAIADVRRLLDRDTS from the coding sequence GTGAACTTCGTTCGAGCTCTCTCCTCCGCCGACATGGCGGCCCTGGCCCTGTTCGCCGCGGTGTGGCTCGCCTACGAGCCGCTGCTGAGGACGCTCGCGCGCGGCCGAGGCCTGATCAACACCGACATGACCATCATCCGCGTCGCGTGGATGCGGACCATGACGATGCGCGAAAACAAGCTCATGGATGGCCAGTTGCTCGGGCACACCCTGAACTCCGCATCGTTCTTCGCCTCGTCGAACCTCATCCTCATCGCCGGCGCCGCCGGCGTGCTGTTCGGCGGCGAAGGCGCGTTCCGCAGCGCCTCGAGCCTGATGGTGCTGAAGACGTCCTCCCGGCTGCTGTTCGAGGCGCAGATTTCCCTGGTGCTGCTGACCCTCGCCCGCGGCCTGCTCGAATTCATCTGGGCCATCCGGCAGATGAACTATTGCCTGGCGGTGATCGGGGCCGCCCGCGACACCGCCGACAAAGCCTTTGCGACGGAGTACGGCGAGGCGGCGGCTCGGCTGCTGAATCCGGCGCTGTCGTCGTTCAACAGGGGCGTGCGCGGCTACTACTTCGCGCTGGCGGCGGCGGCCTGGCTTTTCGGGCCCATCCCCTTCGCCCTGGTCACCCTGGCGGCGGTCGCGCTGCTGTTCTCGCGCCAGCGCAGTTCGCCGGCCGCGGCGGCGATCGCCGACGTGCGGCGGCTGCTGGACCGGGACACTAGCTAG
- a CDS encoding MmcQ/YjbR family DNA-binding protein has product MNRTDVELLALALPAATKVVQWGGADVYKVGGKVFAICGLGEALSFKVTEIGFVVLTDEGGPGRQAPYLAKGQWVSVDIDDVEPEEVAGWIATSHELIAAKLTRKLRAELGL; this is encoded by the coding sequence TTGAACCGGACGGACGTCGAGCTTCTGGCGCTGGCCCTGCCGGCCGCCACCAAGGTGGTCCAGTGGGGCGGCGCGGACGTCTACAAGGTCGGCGGCAAGGTGTTCGCCATCTGTGGCCTTGGCGAGGCGCTGTCGTTCAAGGTCACGGAGATCGGCTTCGTGGTGCTCACCGACGAGGGCGGACCTGGCCGCCAGGCGCCTTACCTGGCCAAGGGGCAATGGGTTTCCGTCGATATCGATGACGTCGAACCCGAAGAGGTGGCCGGCTGGATCGCCACCTCCCACGAGTTGATCGCCGCCAAGCTGACCCGCAAGCTCCGGGCGGAGTTGGGCCTCTAG
- a CDS encoding DUF3309 family protein: MSLGTILLIVLIVLLIGALPTWGYSSSWGYFPSGGMGLILVIVLLLVLTGRL; the protein is encoded by the coding sequence GTGAGCCTTGGAACCATCCTGCTTATCGTGCTGATCGTCCTGTTGATCGGCGCCTTGCCGACCTGGGGCTATTCGAGTTCGTGGGGATACTTCCCATCCGGCGGCATGGGCCTGATCCTGGTGATCGTGCTGCTCCTGGTCCTGACGGGTCGCCTCTAG